One window from the genome of Anopheles coluzzii chromosome X, AcolN3, whole genome shotgun sequence encodes:
- the LOC125907769 gene encoding autotransporter adhesin BpaC-like isoform X39: MDRYLLSCLLLVCMVLAYPSEIAAQRSRVCFAQSGDYTTATSIGFCSHAVYIALNPTSKAFVGILNPANDADDLLGGIRKFANLKKTYPYVDLYMGVLGSISAGNILWLNQQASRKTFIDLLITKMASYPEMSGVYLDFDGLTNLYQNWYALFVAELNTALTAKNLKLITALPWDASASGDIYYSSTLSTLPFNVIKTHEEMYSAVATTTTRPISPLFSLAAPFNDETKTIYNNVFRWVLKGFLTTQLVVSLPMYSLKFTTSGGSQFGSAMTAVTKDTYCNALLFGSKNTLGAPQAGEGFAYSTSTFYTYNTPASLVDKLQFVIATNMGGVGVYSLDQAGSQNAEMLRQVTSVLAPTPPASVSYPPVGDAMCGVPVTFPAPLTTTTVATTTAAVTTTAAATTTAAATTTAAATTTAAATTTAAATTTAAATTTAAATTTAAAASTTAAAGSTTAAGGSTTAAGGSTTATGGSTTAAGGSTTVAGGSTTAAGGSTTAAGGSTTAAGGSTTAAGGSTTAAGGSTTAAGGSTTVAGGSTTVAGGSTTAAGGSTTAAGGSTIAAGGSTTAAGGSTTAAGGSTTAAGGSTTAAGGSTTAAGGSTTAAGGSTTAAGGSTTAAGGSTTAAGGSITAAGGSTTAAGGSTTAAGGSTTAAGGSTTAAGGSTTAAGGSTTAAGGSTTVAGGSTTAAGGSTTAAGGSTTAAGGSTTAAGGSTTAAGGSTTAAGGSTTAAGGSTTAAGGSTTAAGGSTTAAGGSTTPSNSASSTTPSTGASSTTPSTAGTTIAASPATCNITVKEDYGTLVAEYCTNLKAIASYMQGATCGVVA, encoded by the exons ATGGATCGCTATCTACTGTCATGCTTGTTGCTCGTGTGTATGGTGCTGG CCTACCCTTCGGAGATAGCGGCTCAAA GGTCACGCGTCTGTTTCGCTCAGTCTGGCGACTACACCACTGCCACATCGATAGGCTTCTGCTCGCATGCAGTCTACATTGCACTGAACCCGACCTCTAAAGCCTTTGTGGGGATACTAAACCCTGCCAACGATGCAGATGATCTGCTAG GCGGTATCAGAAAGTTCGCTAATCTCAAAAAGACATACCCCTACGTGGACTTGTACATGGGCGTGTTGGGAAGTATTTCTGCGGGAAACATTCTGTGGCTGAATCAGCAAGCATCGCGTAAAACGTTTATCGATCTGCTTATTACAAAGATGGCATCGTATCCTGAAATGAGCGGCGTCTACTTGGATTTCGATGGGCTCACCAATTTGTACCAG AATTGGTATGCTCTGTTCGTTGCTGAGTTAAATACGGCTCTTACCGCTAAGAACCTGAAGCTTATTACCGCCTTACCGTGGGATGCAAGTGCGAGTGGCGATATTTACTACAGCTCAACCCTCTCCACTCTGCCGTTCAACGTGATCAAAACGCACGAGGAAATGTACTCAGCGGTCGCTACCACTACCACGCGCCCGATCAGCCCGCTGTTTTCACTGGCCGCACCGTTTAAcgacgaaacgaaaacaatc TATAACAATGTGTTTCGGTGGGTGTTGAAGGGATTTTTGACAACCCAGCTCGTTGTTAGCTTGCCTATGTACAGTTTGAAATTTACTACATCAGGTGGATCACAATTTGGTTCTGCTATGACCGCTGTTACAAAGGATACATATTGTAAC GCTTTGTTATTTGGATCGAAAAATACTCTTGGAGCGCCCCAAGCCGGGGAAGGCTTTGCCTACAGCACATCCACGTTTTACACTTACAACACTCCCGCATCTCTTGTCGATAAGCTACAGTTTGTTATAGCAACCAACATGGGCGGTGTAGGCGTATATTCGCTAGATCAAGCTGGTAGCCAAAATGCTGAAATGCTTCGTCAGGTGACAAGCGTTCTAGCACCAACACCACCCGCCTCAGTATCATACCCTCCAGTAGGAGATGCGATGTGTGGTGTTCCGGTTACGTTTCCAGCACCGCTAACAACGACAACAGTTGCAACGACTACTGCTGCAGTCACCACTACTGCTGCAGCCACCACTACTGCTGCAGCCACCACTACTGCTGCAGCCACCACTACTGCTGCAGCCACCACTACTGCTGCAGCCACCACTACTGCTGCAGCCACCACTACTGCTGCAGCCACCActactgctgcagctgcaagtaccactgctgctgcaggaagtaccactgctgcaggaggaagtaccactgctgctggaggtAGTACCACTGCTACAGGAGGAAGCACAACTGCTGCTGGCGGTAGTACCACTGTTGCTGGCGGTAGTaccactgctgctggcggtagtaccactgctgctggcggtagtaccactgctgctggaggaagcacaactgctgctggcggtagtactactgctgctggaggtagtaccactgctgctggaggaagCACCACTGTTGCAGGAGGAAGCACAACTGTTGCAGGAGGAAGTACAACTGCTGCAGGAGGAAGCAcaactgctgctggaggaagTACTATTGCTGCTGGAGGAAGTACTACTGCTGCAGGAGGAAGCACAACTGCTGCAGGAGGAAGCACAACTGCTGCTGGCGGTAGTACCACTGCTGCAGGAGGTAGTaccactgctgctggaggaagTACTACTGCTGCAGGAGGAAGCAcaactgctgctggaggtAGTACCACTGCTGCAGGAGGAAGCACAACTGCTGCAGGAGGAAGCAtaactgctgctggaggaagcacaactgctgctggaggaagCACAACAGCTGCAGGAGGTAGTACTACTGCTGCAGGAGGAAGTACAACTGCTGCAGGAGGTAGTaccactgctgctggcggTAGTACCACTGCAGCTGGAGGAAGTACTACTGTTGCAGGAGGAAGCAcaactgctgctggaggtAGTACCACTGCTGCAGGAGGAAGCACAACTGCTGCAGGAGGAAGCACAACTGCTGCAGGAGGTAGTACCACTGCTGCAGGAG GAAGTACCACTGCTGCAGGAGGAAGTACAACTGCTGCAGGAG GAAGTACCACTGCTGCAGGAGGTAGTACAACAGCTGCTGGTGGTAGCaccactgctgctggaggaagCACTACTCCATCAAACTCAGCATCGTCAACTACGCCATCAACCGGTGCATCATCAACCACGCCTTCCACGGCAGGTACAACGATCGCTGCATCGCCTGCTACCTGCAATATTACGGTGAAGGAAGATTACGGAACTCTGGTCGCGGAATACTGTACGAACTTAAAGGCGATTGCATCGTACATGCAAGGAGCTACCTGTGGTGTAGTGGCTTAA
- the LOC125907769 gene encoding autotransporter adhesin BpaC-like isoform X35, whose amino-acid sequence MDRYLLSCLLLVCMVLAYPSEIAAQRSRVCFAQSGDYTTATSIGFCSHAVYIALNPTSKAFVGILNPANDADDLLGGIRKFANLKKTYPYVDLYMGVLGSISAGNILWLNQQASRKTFIDLLITKMASYPEMSGVYLDFDGLTNLYQNWYALFVAELNTALTAKNLKLITALPWDASASGDIYYSSTLSTLPFNVIKTHEEMYSAVATTTTRPISPLFSLAAPFNDETKTIYNNVFRWVLKGFLTTQLVVSLPMYSLKFTTSGGSQFGSAMTAVTKDTYCNALLFGSKNTLGAPQAGEGFAYSTSTFYTYNTPASLVDKLQFVIATNMGGVGVYSLDQAGSQNAEMLRQVTSVLAPTPPASVSYPPVGDAMCGVPVTFPAPLTTTTVATTTAAVTTTAAATTTAAATTTAAATTTAAATTTAAATTTAAATTTAAATTTAAAASTTAAAGSTTAAGGSTTAAGGSTTATGGSTTAAGGSTTVAGGSTTAAGGSTTAAGGSTTAAGGSTTAAGGSTTAAGGSTTAAGGSTTVAGGSTTVAGGSTTAAGGSTTAAGGSTIAAGGSTTAAGGSTTAAGGSTTAAGGSTTAAGGSTTAAGGSTTAAGGSTTAAGGSTTAAGGSTTAAGGSITAAGGSTTAAGGSTTAAGGSTTAAGGSTTAAGGSTTAAGGSTTAAGGSTTVAGGSTTAAGGSTTAAGGSTTAAGGSTTAAGGSTTAAGGSTTAAGGSTTAAGGSTTAAGGSTTAAGGSTTAAGGSTTAAGGSTTPSNSASSTTPSTGASSTTPSTAGTTIAASPATCNITVKEDYGTLVAEYCTNLKAIASYMQGATCGVVA is encoded by the exons ATGGATCGCTATCTACTGTCATGCTTGTTGCTCGTGTGTATGGTGCTGG CCTACCCTTCGGAGATAGCGGCTCAAA GGTCACGCGTCTGTTTCGCTCAGTCTGGCGACTACACCACTGCCACATCGATAGGCTTCTGCTCGCATGCAGTCTACATTGCACTGAACCCGACCTCTAAAGCCTTTGTGGGGATACTAAACCCTGCCAACGATGCAGATGATCTGCTAG GCGGTATCAGAAAGTTCGCTAATCTCAAAAAGACATACCCCTACGTGGACTTGTACATGGGCGTGTTGGGAAGTATTTCTGCGGGAAACATTCTGTGGCTGAATCAGCAAGCATCGCGTAAAACGTTTATCGATCTGCTTATTACAAAGATGGCATCGTATCCTGAAATGAGCGGCGTCTACTTGGATTTCGATGGGCTCACCAATTTGTACCAG AATTGGTATGCTCTGTTCGTTGCTGAGTTAAATACGGCTCTTACCGCTAAGAACCTGAAGCTTATTACCGCCTTACCGTGGGATGCAAGTGCGAGTGGCGATATTTACTACAGCTCAACCCTCTCCACTCTGCCGTTCAACGTGATCAAAACGCACGAGGAAATGTACTCAGCGGTCGCTACCACTACCACGCGCCCGATCAGCCCGCTGTTTTCACTGGCCGCACCGTTTAAcgacgaaacgaaaacaatc TATAACAATGTGTTTCGGTGGGTGTTGAAGGGATTTTTGACAACCCAGCTCGTTGTTAGCTTGCCTATGTACAGTTTGAAATTTACTACATCAGGTGGATCACAATTTGGTTCTGCTATGACCGCTGTTACAAAGGATACATATTGTAAC GCTTTGTTATTTGGATCGAAAAATACTCTTGGAGCGCCCCAAGCCGGGGAAGGCTTTGCCTACAGCACATCCACGTTTTACACTTACAACACTCCCGCATCTCTTGTCGATAAGCTACAGTTTGTTATAGCAACCAACATGGGCGGTGTAGGCGTATATTCGCTAGATCAAGCTGGTAGCCAAAATGCTGAAATGCTTCGTCAGGTGACAAGCGTTCTAGCACCAACACCACCCGCCTCAGTATCATACCCTCCAGTAGGAGATGCGATGTGTGGTGTTCCGGTTACGTTTCCAGCACCGCTAACAACGACAACAGTTGCAACGACTACTGCTGCAGTCACCACTACTGCTGCAGCCACCACTACTGCTGCAGCCACCACTACTGCTGCAGCCACCACTACTGCTGCAGCCACCACTACTGCTGCAGCCACCACTACTGCTGCAGCCACCACTACTGCTGCAGCCACCActactgctgcagctgcaagtaccactgctgctgcaggaagtaccactgctgcaggaggaagtaccactgctgctggaggtAGTACCACTGCTACAGGAGGAAGCACAACTGCTGCTGGCGGTAGTACCACTGTTGCTGGCGGTAGTaccactgctgctggcggtagtaccactgctgctggcggtagtaccactgctgctggaggaagcacaactgctgctggcggtagtactactgctgctggaggtagtaccactgctgctggaggaagCACCACTGTTGCAGGAGGAAGCACAACTGTTGCAGGAGGAAGTACAACTGCTGCAGGAGGAAGCAcaactgctgctggaggaagTACTATTGCTGCTGGAGGAAGTACTACTGCTGCAGGAGGAAGCACAACTGCTGCAGGAGGAAGCACAACTGCTGCTGGCGGTAGTACCACTGCTGCAGGAGGTAGTaccactgctgctggaggaagTACTACTGCTGCAGGAGGAAGCAcaactgctgctggaggtAGTACCACTGCTGCAGGAGGAAGCACAACTGCTGCAGGAGGAAGCAtaactgctgctggaggaagcacaactgctgctggaggaagCACAACAGCTGCAGGAGGTAGTACTACTGCTGCAGGAGGAAGTACAACTGCTGCAGGAGGTAGTaccactgctgctggcggTAGTACCACTGCAGCTGGAGGAAGTACTACTGTTGCAGGAGGAAGCAcaactgctgctggaggtAGTACCACTGCTGCAGGAGGAAGCACAACTGCTGCAGGAGGAAGCACAACTGCTGCAGGAGGTAGTACCACTGCTGCAGGAG GAAGTACTACTGCTGCAGGAGGAAGCAcaactgctgctggag GAAGTACCACTGCTGCAGGAGGAAGTACCACTGCTGCAGGAGGTAGTACAACAGCTGCTGGTGGTAGCaccactgctgctggaggaagCACTACTCCATCAAACTCAGCATCGTCAACTACGCCATCAACCGGTGCATCATCAACCACGCCTTCCACGGCAGGTACAACGATCGCTGCATCGCCTGCTACCTGCAATATTACGGTGAAGGAAGATTACGGAACTCTGGTCGCGGAATACTGTACGAACTTAAAGGCGATTGCATCGTACATGCAAGGAGCTACCTGTGGTGTAGTGGCTTAA
- the LOC125907769 gene encoding autotransporter adhesin BpaC-like isoform X7, with protein sequence MDRYLLSCLLLVCMVLAYPSEIAAQRSRVCFAQSGDYTTATSIGFCSHAVYIALNPTSKAFVGILNPANDADDLLGGIRKFANLKKTYPYVDLYMGVLGSISAGNILWLNQQASRKTFIDLLITKMASYPEMSGVYLDFDGLTNLYQNWYALFVAELNTALTAKNLKLITALPWDASASGDIYYSSTLSTLPFNVIKTHEEMYSAVATTTTRPISPLFSLAAPFNDETKTIYNNVFRWVLKGFLTTQLVVSLPMYSLKFTTSGGSQFGSAMTAVTKDTYCNALLFGSKNTLGAPQAGEGFAYSTSTFYTYNTPASLVDKLQFVIATNMGGVGVYSLDQAGSQNAEMLRQVTSVLAPTPPASVSYPPVGDAMCGVPVTFPAPLTTTTVATTTAAVTTTAAATTTAAATTTAAATTTAAATTTAAATTTAAATTTAAATTTAAAASTTAAAGSTTAAGGSTTAAGGSTTATGGSTTAAGGSTTVAGGSTTAAGGSTTAAGGSTTAAGGSTTAAGGSTTAAGGSTTAAGGSTTVAGGSTTVAGGSTTAAGGSTTAAGGSTIAAGGSTTAAGGSTTAAGGSTTAAGGSTTAAGGSTTAAGGSTTAAGGSTTAAGGSTTAAGGSTTAAGGSITAAGGSTTAAGGSTTAAGGSTTAAGGSTTAAGGSTTAAGGSTTAAGGSTTVAGGSTTAAGGSTTAAGGSTTAAGGSTTAAGGSTTAAGGSTTTAGGSTTAAGGSTTAAGGSTTAAGGSTTAAGGSTTAAGGSTTAAGGSTTAAGGSTTAAGGSTTAAGGSTTAAGGSTTAAGGSTTAAGGSTTAAGGSTTAAGGSTTAAGGSTTAAGGSTTAAGGSTTPSNSASSTTPSTGASSTTPSTAGTTIAASPATCNITVKEDYGTLVAEYCTNLKAIASYMQGATCGVVA encoded by the exons ATGGATCGCTATCTACTGTCATGCTTGTTGCTCGTGTGTATGGTGCTGG CCTACCCTTCGGAGATAGCGGCTCAAA GGTCACGCGTCTGTTTCGCTCAGTCTGGCGACTACACCACTGCCACATCGATAGGCTTCTGCTCGCATGCAGTCTACATTGCACTGAACCCGACCTCTAAAGCCTTTGTGGGGATACTAAACCCTGCCAACGATGCAGATGATCTGCTAG GCGGTATCAGAAAGTTCGCTAATCTCAAAAAGACATACCCCTACGTGGACTTGTACATGGGCGTGTTGGGAAGTATTTCTGCGGGAAACATTCTGTGGCTGAATCAGCAAGCATCGCGTAAAACGTTTATCGATCTGCTTATTACAAAGATGGCATCGTATCCTGAAATGAGCGGCGTCTACTTGGATTTCGATGGGCTCACCAATTTGTACCAG AATTGGTATGCTCTGTTCGTTGCTGAGTTAAATACGGCTCTTACCGCTAAGAACCTGAAGCTTATTACCGCCTTACCGTGGGATGCAAGTGCGAGTGGCGATATTTACTACAGCTCAACCCTCTCCACTCTGCCGTTCAACGTGATCAAAACGCACGAGGAAATGTACTCAGCGGTCGCTACCACTACCACGCGCCCGATCAGCCCGCTGTTTTCACTGGCCGCACCGTTTAAcgacgaaacgaaaacaatc TATAACAATGTGTTTCGGTGGGTGTTGAAGGGATTTTTGACAACCCAGCTCGTTGTTAGCTTGCCTATGTACAGTTTGAAATTTACTACATCAGGTGGATCACAATTTGGTTCTGCTATGACCGCTGTTACAAAGGATACATATTGTAAC GCTTTGTTATTTGGATCGAAAAATACTCTTGGAGCGCCCCAAGCCGGGGAAGGCTTTGCCTACAGCACATCCACGTTTTACACTTACAACACTCCCGCATCTCTTGTCGATAAGCTACAGTTTGTTATAGCAACCAACATGGGCGGTGTAGGCGTATATTCGCTAGATCAAGCTGGTAGCCAAAATGCTGAAATGCTTCGTCAGGTGACAAGCGTTCTAGCACCAACACCACCCGCCTCAGTATCATACCCTCCAGTAGGAGATGCGATGTGTGGTGTTCCGGTTACGTTTCCAGCACCGCTAACAACGACAACAGTTGCAACGACTACTGCTGCAGTCACCACTACTGCTGCAGCCACCACTACTGCTGCAGCCACCACTACTGCTGCAGCCACCACTACTGCTGCAGCCACCACTACTGCTGCAGCCACCACTACTGCTGCAGCCACCACTACTGCTGCAGCCACCActactgctgcagctgcaagtaccactgctgctgcaggaagtaccactgctgcaggaggaagtaccactgctgctggaggtAGTACCACTGCTACAGGAGGAAGCACAACTGCTGCTGGCGGTAGTACCACTGTTGCTGGCGGTAGTaccactgctgctggcggtagtaccactgctgctggcggtagtaccactgctgctggaggaagcacaactgctgctggcggtagtactactgctgctggaggtagtaccactgctgctggaggaagCACCACTGTTGCAGGAGGAAGCACAACTGTTGCAGGAGGAAGTACAACTGCTGCAGGAGGAAGCAcaactgctgctggaggaagTACTATTGCTGCTGGAGGAAGTACTACTGCTGCAGGAGGAAGCACAACTGCTGCAGGAGGAAGCACAACTGCTGCTGGCGGTAGTACCACTGCTGCAGGAGGTAGTaccactgctgctggaggaagTACTACTGCTGCAGGAGGAAGCAcaactgctgctggaggtAGTACCACTGCTGCAGGAGGAAGCACAACTGCTGCAGGAGGAAGCAtaactgctgctggaggaagcacaactgctgctggaggaagCACAACAGCTGCAGGAGGTAGTACTACTGCTGCAGGAGGAAGTACAACTGCTGCAGGAGGTAGTaccactgctgctggcggTAGTACCACTGCAGCTGGAGGAAGTACTACTGTTGCAGGAGGAAGCAcaactgctgctggaggtAGTACCACTGCTGCAGGAGGAAGCACAACTGCTGCAGGAGGAAGCACAACTGCTGCAGGAGGTAGTACCACTGCTGCAGGAGGTAGTACTACTACTGCAGGAGGAAGTACAACTGCTGCAGGAGGTAGTaccactgctgctggcggTAGTACCACTGCAGCTGGAGGAAGCACAACTGCTGCAGGAGGAAGCACAACTGCTGCAGGAGGAagtacaacagcagcaggaggtaGTACAACTGCTGCAGGAGGTAGTACCACTGCGGCAGGAGGAAGTACCACTGCTGCAGGAGGAAGTACTACTGCTGCAGGAGGAAGCAcaactgctgctggaggtAGTACCACTGCTGCAGGAGGAAGTaccactgctgctggag GAAGTACAACTGCTGCAGGAG GAAGTACCACTGCTGCAGGAGGTAGTACAACAGCTGCTGGTGGTAGCaccactgctgctggaggaagCACTACTCCATCAAACTCAGCATCGTCAACTACGCCATCAACCGGTGCATCATCAACCACGCCTTCCACGGCAGGTACAACGATCGCTGCATCGCCTGCTACCTGCAATATTACGGTGAAGGAAGATTACGGAACTCTGGTCGCGGAATACTGTACGAACTTAAAGGCGATTGCATCGTACATGCAAGGAGCTACCTGTGGTGTAGTGGCTTAA
- the LOC125907769 gene encoding autotransporter adhesin BpaC-like isoform X29: MDRYLLSCLLLVCMVLAYPSEIAAQRSRVCFAQSGDYTTATSIGFCSHAVYIALNPTSKAFVGILNPANDADDLLGGIRKFANLKKTYPYVDLYMGVLGSISAGNILWLNQQASRKTFIDLLITKMASYPEMSGVYLDFDGLTNLYQNWYALFVAELNTALTAKNLKLITALPWDASASGDIYYSSTLSTLPFNVIKTHEEMYSAVATTTTRPISPLFSLAAPFNDETKTIYNNVFRWVLKGFLTTQLVVSLPMYSLKFTTSGGSQFGSAMTAVTKDTYCNALLFGSKNTLGAPQAGEGFAYSTSTFYTYNTPASLVDKLQFVIATNMGGVGVYSLDQAGSQNAEMLRQVTSVLAPTPPASVSYPPVGDAMCGVPVTFPAPLTTTTVATTTAAVTTTAAATTTAAATTTAAATTTAAATTTAAATTTAAATTTAAATTTAAAASTTAAAGSTTAAGGSTTAAGGSTTATGGSTTAAGGSTTVAGGSTTAAGGSTTAAGGSTTAAGGSTTAAGGSTTAAGGSTTAAGGSTTVAGGSTTVAGGSTTAAGGSTTAAGGSTIAAGGSTTAAGGSTTAAGGSTTAAGGSTTAAGGSTTAAGGSTTAAGGSTTAAGGSTTAAGGSTTAAGGSITAAGGSTTAAGGSTTAAGGSTTAAGGSTTAAGGSTTAAGGSTTAAGGSTTVAGGSTTAAGGSTTAAGGSTTAAGGSTTAAGGSTTAAGGSSTAAGGSTTAAGGSTTAAGGSTTAAGGSTTAAGGSTTAAGGSTTAAGGSTTAAGGSTTPSNSASSTTPSTGASSTTPSTAGTTIAASPATCNITVKEDYGTLVAEYCTNLKAIASYMQGATCGVVA; the protein is encoded by the exons ATGGATCGCTATCTACTGTCATGCTTGTTGCTCGTGTGTATGGTGCTGG CCTACCCTTCGGAGATAGCGGCTCAAA GGTCACGCGTCTGTTTCGCTCAGTCTGGCGACTACACCACTGCCACATCGATAGGCTTCTGCTCGCATGCAGTCTACATTGCACTGAACCCGACCTCTAAAGCCTTTGTGGGGATACTAAACCCTGCCAACGATGCAGATGATCTGCTAG GCGGTATCAGAAAGTTCGCTAATCTCAAAAAGACATACCCCTACGTGGACTTGTACATGGGCGTGTTGGGAAGTATTTCTGCGGGAAACATTCTGTGGCTGAATCAGCAAGCATCGCGTAAAACGTTTATCGATCTGCTTATTACAAAGATGGCATCGTATCCTGAAATGAGCGGCGTCTACTTGGATTTCGATGGGCTCACCAATTTGTACCAG AATTGGTATGCTCTGTTCGTTGCTGAGTTAAATACGGCTCTTACCGCTAAGAACCTGAAGCTTATTACCGCCTTACCGTGGGATGCAAGTGCGAGTGGCGATATTTACTACAGCTCAACCCTCTCCACTCTGCCGTTCAACGTGATCAAAACGCACGAGGAAATGTACTCAGCGGTCGCTACCACTACCACGCGCCCGATCAGCCCGCTGTTTTCACTGGCCGCACCGTTTAAcgacgaaacgaaaacaatc TATAACAATGTGTTTCGGTGGGTGTTGAAGGGATTTTTGACAACCCAGCTCGTTGTTAGCTTGCCTATGTACAGTTTGAAATTTACTACATCAGGTGGATCACAATTTGGTTCTGCTATGACCGCTGTTACAAAGGATACATATTGTAAC GCTTTGTTATTTGGATCGAAAAATACTCTTGGAGCGCCCCAAGCCGGGGAAGGCTTTGCCTACAGCACATCCACGTTTTACACTTACAACACTCCCGCATCTCTTGTCGATAAGCTACAGTTTGTTATAGCAACCAACATGGGCGGTGTAGGCGTATATTCGCTAGATCAAGCTGGTAGCCAAAATGCTGAAATGCTTCGTCAGGTGACAAGCGTTCTAGCACCAACACCACCCGCCTCAGTATCATACCCTCCAGTAGGAGATGCGATGTGTGGTGTTCCGGTTACGTTTCCAGCACCGCTAACAACGACAACAGTTGCAACGACTACTGCTGCAGTCACCACTACTGCTGCAGCCACCACTACTGCTGCAGCCACCACTACTGCTGCAGCCACCACTACTGCTGCAGCCACCACTACTGCTGCAGCCACCACTACTGCTGCAGCCACCACTACTGCTGCAGCCACCActactgctgcagctgcaagtaccactgctgctgcaggaagtaccactgctgcaggaggaagtaccactgctgctggaggtAGTACCACTGCTACAGGAGGAAGCACAACTGCTGCTGGCGGTAGTACCACTGTTGCTGGCGGTAGTaccactgctgctggcggtagtaccactgctgctggcggtagtaccactgctgctggaggaagcacaactgctgctggcggtagtactactgctgctggaggtagtaccactgctgctggaggaagCACCACTGTTGCAGGAGGAAGCACAACTGTTGCAGGAGGAAGTACAACTGCTGCAGGAGGAAGCAcaactgctgctggaggaagTACTATTGCTGCTGGAGGAAGTACTACTGCTGCAGGAGGAAGCACAACTGCTGCAGGAGGAAGCACAACTGCTGCTGGCGGTAGTACCACTGCTGCAGGAGGTAGTaccactgctgctggaggaagTACTACTGCTGCAGGAGGAAGCAcaactgctgctggaggtAGTACCACTGCTGCAGGAGGAAGCACAACTGCTGCAGGAGGAAGCAtaactgctgctggaggaagcacaactgctgctggaggaagCACAACAGCTGCAGGAGGTAGTACTACTGCTGCAGGAGGAAGTACAACTGCTGCAGGAGGTAGTaccactgctgctggcggTAGTACCACTGCAGCTGGAGGAAGTACTACTGTTGCAGGAGGAAGCAcaactgctgctggaggtAGTACCACTGCTGCAGGAGGAAGCACAACTGCTGCAGGAGGAAGCACAACTGCTGCAGGAG GAAGCACAACTGCTGCAGGAGGAAGTAGCACTGCTGCAGGAGGAAGTACCACTGCTGCAGGAGGAAGTACAACTGCTGCAGGAGGTAGTACCACTGCTGCAGGAGGAAGTACCACTGCTGCAGGAGGAAGTACCACTGCTGCAGGAGGTAGTACAACAGCTGCTGGTGGTAGCaccactgctgctggaggaagCACTACTCCATCAAACTCAGCATCGTCAACTACGCCATCAACCGGTGCATCATCAACCACGCCTTCCACGGCAGGTACAACGATCGCTGCATCGCCTGCTACCTGCAATATTACGGTGAAGGAAGATTACGGAACTCTGGTCGCGGAATACTGTACGAACTTAAAGGCGATTGCATCGTACATGCAAGGAGCTACCTGTGGTGTAGTGGCTTAA